ATCTGGCGAAAAGGCTTTGATGAATGGCGTTCTTAATTTCTCTGTCCTTGATGGATGGTGGCTTGAAGGCTATCGCGAAAATGCAGGATGGGCATTGACTGAGAAAGTAACATACCAGAATCAGGAACATCAGGATCAGCTGGATGCAGCAACGATCTATGCAATGCTGGAAAATGAAATTATTCCATTGTATTATGATAAGAATGATGAAGGCTATTCAGAAAAGTGGATTAAATTTGTTAAGAACTCCATTGCTCAGATTGCTCCTCATTACACAATGAAGAGACAGCTGGATGATTATTACATCAAGTTCTATAATAAACTGGCAAAACGTTTCCATGTTTTAGCTGCTGATAAAAACGAAAAGGCTAAAGAGCTTGCAGCATGGAAAGAAGCTGTCGTTGAGAAATGGGATACTATTGAAGTGAAATCTGTTTCTGTAAATGGCGAATCCGCTAAGTTGAGCATAGAGAGTGGAAAAGATTATGATGTTGAAGTTGTTATCGACGAAAAAGGATTAGATAATGCTATCGGAATAGAGCTGGTAACAATCATTACTGAAAAGGATGGCAAACAACATGTTTATTCAACAGAAGAGTTCCAATTGGTAAAGAAGGATAAAGATCTTTATACATTCAATACTAAATACAGTATGTCTAATGCAGGAAGCTTCAAAGTGGCATTCCGTATGTTCCCCAAGAATGTAGAACTTCCTCATCGTCAGGATTTCTGCTATGTTCGTTGGTTTAACTTAGGAGTTTAATCATTTCAGAGTTGATAAAATAGGGACTGTTTCAAAGTTCAGAATATCTCTTTTTAGAAGGCGATATCTGATTTTAGTCCCGAATATTGATATAAAAAAGAGTGGGTGCCAAATTATTTTTGGCACCCACTCTTTTTTATATTCTCTAAAACTAATCCAGATATAACCAGAGTTTCGGTTACTTGATTAATTCAGCTAATTTAGCTTGTAATTCTTCACCATGAAGTCCTCGTGCAATGATATTTCCTTCCTTGTCAATCAGGACAGTATGAGGAATGCTGCGAATTGCATAAAGCTTTGAGCCTTCACAATCCCAGTATTTAAGATCAGACATCTGAGGCCAGGTAATATTCAACTTGCTTATTCCGCCTTTCCATGATTTTCCGTCCTTATCTAAAGAAACCCCTACAATTTCAAATCCTTTATCTTTATACTGAGCGTAGGCTTTTACCAGATTTGGCATTTCCTGACGACAAGGTCCGCACCAGCTTGCCCAGAAATCAACCAATACATATTTTCCTTTTCCTGCATAGTCAGAAAGCTTGATAGCTTTTCCCTCAGGAGTAAGCATTGAAAAGTCTGTAAATTTCTGTCCTACAGAAGTCTTTTTAGATGTCTTTACAAGGCTGTTAAGGCGAATAATATCTTCGTTTTTCTGGAATTTAGCAGGAACTTTAGCTAAAACGGCTTCCAGCTTGTCAAACTCCAGATAGAAATTATATGCTTTAAGTAAATGAATTCCAACAGGATTTGCAACATTCTGATCAATAGTCTGAGCAATGGTTTCTGTCATACTCTTCTCAATACCATTCATCTCATTTGATTTTGCCTTTCTTTCTTCATCAGTCAAAGTTGGTGATTGCATGGAAGAATAGATAGCTTCTTCTTTCATGCTATATGCATTCATCTTTGATTTAAATGCCTGGTATGTATCATTGGAAGGAGTCCCTACAATGCTATCTGTTTCTCCAAGTGTCAGACTGATATCTCCGCTTTCAAGGAAGAAGTCGGCATATAGTTTCTTTTCGCCTTTAGTATAAGTAATGTAGCGGTTCACGGTAGAGTCTTGTTTACCTTCGAAAGAAAACTTACCATCTTTAATTACGGCACCGGCCACCTTTACGAACTCACGGTTAACTCTGTTTTGAATATATACACTGTCACCATCGGCGGCACCATTTATAACTCCGGATATTTTATACGCATTACCACCTGTGCAAGCCAGTGCCGACAGAGATGCAAATGCGAACAAATAAATACTTTTTTTCATAAGCTCAGGTATTTGTTTTTATTATGTGAGTGAATTTATATGCAAATATAGTAGTTTTTTTTCTCAATCCTATTTTGCTGAAAACTATCTAAGTAATTATCTAAAATAGCTCTCTGATTCAGGA
This genomic interval from uncultured Bacteroides sp. contains the following:
- a CDS encoding TlpA disulfide reductase family protein, with the protein product MKKSIYLFAFASLSALACTGGNAYKISGVINGAADGDSVYIQNRVNREFVKVAGAVIKDGKFSFEGKQDSTVNRYITYTKGEKKLYADFFLESGDISLTLGETDSIVGTPSNDTYQAFKSKMNAYSMKEEAIYSSMQSPTLTDEERKAKSNEMNGIEKSMTETIAQTIDQNVANPVGIHLLKAYNFYLEFDKLEAVLAKVPAKFQKNEDIIRLNSLVKTSKKTSVGQKFTDFSMLTPEGKAIKLSDYAGKGKYVLVDFWASWCGPCRQEMPNLVKAYAQYKDKGFEIVGVSLDKDGKSWKGGISKLNITWPQMSDLKYWDCEGSKLYAIRSIPHTVLIDKEGNIIARGLHGEELQAKLAELIK